The proteins below are encoded in one region of Candidatus Zixiibacteriota bacterium:
- a CDS encoding response regulator: protein MKLKILAVDDEPHMLKLLERIIREKTQYEVTTISNSLEVEDVLGDQRYDLIISDLRMPGMDGMDILRFVREHQRDELVIIITAFGSLESATRVMELGAFDYITKPFKKEQIIYTIDRAMRFQAMRKEAHQWEEITGREPFSAAVAEFEVAYVRRLVIRWNGDPEKVAEVSGLPIDRIKKILEEN, encoded by the coding sequence ATGAAACTCAAGATTCTCGCCGTAGATGACGAACCTCACATGCTGAAGCTGTTGGAGCGGATCATCAGGGAAAAGACGCAGTACGAAGTCACGACCATTAGCAATTCTCTCGAAGTGGAAGATGTGCTCGGCGATCAGCGGTATGACCTGATCATCAGCGACCTGAGAATGCCCGGTATGGACGGAATGGATATCCTTCGCTTTGTTAGGGAGCATCAGCGCGATGAACTTGTGATCATCATCACGGCCTTCGGTTCGTTGGAATCAGCTACCAGGGTGATGGAACTGGGTGCTTTTGATTACATTACCAAGCCCTTCAAAAAAGAACAGATAATTTACACCATCGACCGGGCGATGAGGTTTCAGGCCATGCGCAAAGAGGCTCACCAATGGGAGGAGATTACCGGTCGCGAACCATTTTCTGCGGCGGTGGCGGAATTCGAGGTGGCGTATGTTCGTCGTCTGGTTATTCGGTGGAATGGTGACCCCGAAAAAGTCGCCGAGGTTTCCGGGCTGCCTATTGACCGAATAAAAAAGATTCTTGAAGAGAACTAA
- a CDS encoding VCBS repeat-containing protein, translating into MKSLTLFRSCILVALLVTLSSISAFSQDMFDARMDYAAGIAPLSVYSIDFNGDGCNDLVAANYTSDDVSILLGNGDGTFQSAVNYATGDGPYSVFSIDFNGDGHNDLVTANYYSDDASILLGNGDGTFQSAVNYVAGNAPISVFSIDFNGDGHNDLATANRYSDDVSILLGNGDGTFQSVVNYTTGDDPRSVFSIDFNGDGDNDLATANAYSDNVSILLGNGDGTFQSAVNYAAGDDPSSVFSIDFNGDSYNDLATANVSSDNVSILLGNGDGTFQTAVNYVAGNGTWSVFSIDLNDDTIPDLATANAYSDDVSILLGNGDGTFQSAVNYATGDGPYSVFSIDFNGDGNYDLATANYLSDNVSILLGNGDGTFQSAVNYAVGDYPRSVFSINFNGDDYNDLATANWNSDDVSILLGNGDGTFQSTVSYTAGDGPFSVFSIDFNGDGDNDLATANRESDNVSILLGNGNGTFQTAVNYAAGVRPISVFSIDFNGDGYNDLATANQGSEDVSILLGNGDGTFQSADNYTAGGGPTSVFSIDFNGDGDNDLATANYNSDDVSILLGNGDGTFQSAINYAAGDQPWSVFSIDFDGDGHNDLVTANVGSDDVSILLGNGDGTFQSAVNYATGNGPFSVFSIDFNGDGNNDLATANRDSDNISILLNLTGPYTCCNGDGMRGNVDYVLPDEINIADLTYLVAYLFTGGSEPPCIDEADVDGNDEINIGDLTYLVSYLFTGGPAPAACP; encoded by the coding sequence ATGAAGTCTCTAACACTATTCAGAAGTTGCATCTTAGTTGCCTTGCTGGTGACACTATCAAGTATTAGTGCTTTCTCACAGGATATGTTTGACGCCAGAATGGACTATGCCGCCGGAATTGCCCCTCTCTCTGTTTACTCAATTGATTTTAACGGCGATGGCTGCAATGATCTGGTGGCTGCGAACTATACGTCTGACGATGTTTCGATATTGCTGGGCAATGGAGACGGTACATTCCAGTCTGCGGTTAACTATGCCACCGGAGATGGTCCTTACTCTGTTTTCTCGATTGATTTTAACGGCGATGGTCACAATGATCTGGTGACTGCGAACTATTACTCTGACGATGCTTCGATACTGCTGGGTAATGGGGACGGAACATTCCAGAGTGCGGTTAACTATGTCGCCGGAAATGCCCCTATCTCTGTTTTCTCGATTGATTTTAACGGCGATGGTCACAATGATCTAGCCACTGCGAACAGATACTCTGACGATGTTTCGATACTGCTAGGCAATGGCGACGGAACCTTCCAGAGTGTAGTTAACTATACCACAGGAGATGATCCTCGTTCTGTTTTCTCGATTGATTTTAACGGCGATGGCGACAATGATCTGGCGACTGCGAACGCGTACTCTGACAATGTTTCGATACTGCTGGGGAATGGCGACGGTACCTTCCAGTCTGCTGTTAACTATGCTGCCGGAGATGATCCTTCCTCTGTTTTCTCGATTGATTTTAACGGTGATAGTTACAATGATCTGGCGACTGCGAACGTAAGCTCTGACAATGTTTCGATACTGCTGGGCAATGGAGACGGTACCTTCCAGACTGCGGTTAACTATGTTGCCGGAAATGGCACTTGGTCTGTTTTCTCGATTGATCTTAACGACGATACCATACCTGATCTGGCGACTGCAAACGCATACTCTGACGATGTTTCGATACTGCTGGGCAATGGCGACGGAACCTTCCAGAGCGCGGTTAACTATGCCACCGGAGATGGCCCTTACTCTGTTTTCTCGATTGACTTTAATGGCGATGGCAACTATGATCTGGCGACTGCGAATTACTTATCTGACAATGTTTCGATACTGCTGGGCAATGGCGACGGTACATTCCAGAGTGCGGTTAACTATGCCGTCGGAGATTATCCTCGTTCTGTTTTCTCGATTAATTTTAATGGCGATGACTACAATGATCTGGCGACTGCGAACTGGAACTCTGACGATGTTTCGATATTGCTGGGCAATGGGGATGGAACATTCCAGAGTACGGTTAGCTATACCGCCGGAGATGGTCCTTTCTCTGTTTTCTCGATTGATTTTAACGGCGATGGCGACAATGATCTGGCGACTGCGAACCGTGAGTCTGACAATGTTTCGATACTGCTGGGCAATGGCAACGGAACCTTCCAGACTGCAGTTAACTATGCCGCTGGAGTTCGCCCTATCTCTGTTTTCTCGATTGATTTTAACGGCGATGGCTACAATGATCTGGCAACTGCGAACCAAGGCTCTGAGGATGTTTCGATACTGCTGGGCAATGGAGACGGAACATTCCAGTCTGCGGATAACTATACCGCCGGAGGCGGCCCTACCTCTGTTTTCTCGATTGATTTTAACGGCGATGGCGACAATGATCTGGCGACTGCAAACTATAACTCTGACGATGTTTCGATATTGCTGGGCAATGGCGACGGCACCTTCCAGAGTGCGATTAACTATGCCGCCGGAGATCAACCTTGGTCTGTTTTCTCGATTGATTTTGATGGCGATGGTCATAATGATCTGGTGACTGCGAACGTAGGCTCTGACGATGTTTCGATACTGCTGGGCAATGGGGACGGAACATTCCAGTCTGCGGTTAACTATGCCACCGGAAATGGCCCTTTCTCTGTTTTCTCGATTGATTTCAACGGCGATGGTAATAATGATCTGGCGACTGCGAACCGTGACTCTGATAATATTTCGATACTTCTCAATCTAACTGGTCCGTACACCTGCTGCAATGGTGACGGCATGCGCGGCAATGTCGACTATGTATTGCCCGATGAAATCAACATTGCTGACCTGACTTACCTTGTCGCCTACCTGTTTACCGGAGGGTCGGAGCCACCGTGTATAGATGAGGCTGACGTAGACGGCAATGACGAGATCAATATAGGCGACCTGACCTATCTGGTTTCGTACTTGTTCACTGGAGGACCTGCACCGGCGGCGTGTCCGTAG
- a CDS encoding metal ABC transporter permease — protein sequence MEFIDAIIHHSFLQNALLAGLLASIACGVVGSFVVARRITYLAGGLAHSVFGGLGVAHYLSVSCGWTWLQPLHGAAVAALLAAVVIGWVSLRAREREDTAIGAVWAVGMAVGIVFISRTPGYNQDLMSYLFGNILMVGTGDLWLIAILDVLILLVTFLFFNRLQAVCYDQEFTRVRRVNVEFFYLLLLSVTALTVVILTTVVGIVMVIAMLTLPAAIALRFTRSLRQAMLVAVLLSALFSTVGLGVSYTPDLPAGATIILVAGVAYGLAALWGRFRNTNRG from the coding sequence ATGGAATTCATTGATGCCATAATTCATCATTCCTTCTTGCAGAACGCACTATTGGCTGGCCTGCTGGCAAGCATCGCGTGCGGAGTGGTGGGGTCTTTCGTTGTTGCCCGGCGCATAACCTACCTGGCCGGAGGGCTTGCCCACAGTGTATTCGGCGGTTTGGGTGTGGCTCACTATCTTTCCGTGAGTTGTGGCTGGACATGGCTTCAACCCTTGCATGGTGCGGCGGTGGCCGCTTTGCTTGCGGCGGTCGTTATCGGCTGGGTCAGTCTCCGCGCTCGTGAACGTGAAGACACAGCTATCGGGGCTGTATGGGCGGTGGGTATGGCGGTGGGAATCGTGTTCATTTCCCGCACGCCCGGATACAACCAGGACCTCATGAGCTACCTGTTCGGCAACATACTCATGGTCGGGACAGGCGACCTCTGGCTGATTGCGATACTCGACGTTCTCATTCTGCTGGTCACGTTTCTATTCTTCAATCGTCTCCAGGCGGTATGCTATGATCAGGAGTTCACCCGTGTAAGACGGGTCAATGTGGAGTTCTTCTACCTGTTGTTGCTGAGTGTGACGGCGTTGACGGTTGTGATACTAACTACGGTAGTCGGTATTGTCATGGTAATCGCTATGCTTACTCTACCGGCGGCGATAGCTTTGCGTTTCACTCGATCATTACGACAAGCGATGTTGGTGGCGGTTCTCCTGAGTGCATTGTTCTCGACGGTTGGTTTGGGAGTGAGCTATACGCCTGACTTGCCGGCGGGCGCAACGATCATTCTTGTAGCGGGCGTTGCCTACGGCCTGGCGGCGTTGTGGGGACGATTCCGCAATACGAACCGTGGATAA
- a CDS encoding metal ABC transporter ATP-binding protein, whose protein sequence is MGKDTDSAGDRKPIIEIDGVSFAYNGQTVLQDVNLTVYEREFVWIVGPNGGGKTTLMKIMLGLLAPARGSVKLLGVAPLEARSRIGYLPQHVDTDRQFPISVLEVALMGRLRRGMRWGPFPAEDTRVALDALQQVGLAELAERPAGELSGGQHRRLLIGRALAAQPELLLLDEPMANLDRQVEKELHELLQQLNKHLTIVMVSHDPAFVSDFVKQVVCVNRTVAVHPTSVMENEFVGELYGSGMRVVRHDQHDHHHSEDL, encoded by the coding sequence GTGGGAAAGGACACAGACTCAGCAGGCGATAGAAAACCGATCATAGAAATCGACGGCGTGTCATTTGCATACAATGGCCAAACGGTTCTCCAGGATGTCAACCTGACAGTCTATGAGCGCGAGTTTGTCTGGATCGTCGGCCCCAATGGCGGTGGCAAAACGACACTGATGAAAATCATGCTGGGTTTATTGGCTCCCGCTCGGGGTTCGGTCAAGTTATTGGGTGTTGCCCCACTTGAGGCGAGGTCTCGTATCGGATATTTGCCTCAGCATGTAGATACCGACCGACAGTTTCCGATCAGTGTTCTGGAAGTTGCTCTTATGGGACGGTTGCGCCGGGGTATGAGGTGGGGTCCGTTTCCGGCAGAAGATACCAGGGTTGCGCTTGACGCACTGCAACAGGTTGGTTTAGCCGAGTTAGCAGAGCGACCGGCAGGAGAGTTGTCGGGAGGACAGCACCGACGTTTGCTGATTGGTCGTGCGCTGGCTGCCCAGCCGGAACTGTTGCTTCTTGATGAACCGATGGCTAATCTTGATCGGCAGGTGGAAAAAGAACTGCACGAGCTACTCCAGCAACTTAATAAGCATCTGACCATTGTTATGGTGTCTCACGATCCTGCCTTTGTCTCTGATTTTGTCAAGCAGGTAGTGTGTGTCAATCGGACGGTCGCGGTCCATCCGACCTCCGTCATGGAAAATGAATTCGTCGGCGAACTGTATGGATCGGGGATGCGTGTTGTACGCCACGACCAACATGATCATCACCATAGTGAAGATTTGTAA
- a CDS encoding VCBS repeat-containing protein, protein LGNGDGTFQSAVNYTAGDDPFSVFSIDLDGDGNNDLATANFYSNNVSILLGNGDGTFQSAVNYTTGYSPRSVFSIDFNGDGNNDLATANGYSDDVSILLGNGDGTFQSAVNYAVGGGPRSVFSIDFDGDGDNDLATANFDSDDVSILLNLTICCNGDGLRGNVDYLLPDEINIADLTYLVAYLFTGGAEPPCIDESDIDGNGEINIADLTYLVSYLFTGGIPPVVCP, encoded by the coding sequence CTGGGCAATGGCGACGGAACCTTCCAGTCTGCGGTTAACTATACCGCCGGAGATGACCCTTTCTCTGTTTTCTCGATTGATTTAGACGGTGATGGCAACAATGATCTGGCCACGGCGAACTTTTACTCTAACAATGTTTCGATACTGCTGGGCAATGGCGACGGAACATTCCAGTCGGCAGTTAACTATACCACCGGATATAGCCCTCGCTCTGTTTTCTCGATTGATTTTAACGGCGATGGTAACAATGATCTGGCGACTGCGAACGGATACTCTGACGATGTTTCGATACTGCTGGGCAATGGCGACGGAACATTCCAGTCTGCGGTTAACTATGCCGTCGGAGGTGGCCCTCGTTCTGTTTTCTCGATTGATTTTGACGGCGATGGCGACAATGATCTGGCGACTGCGAACTTTGACTCTGACGATGTTTCGATACTGCTGAATCTGACTATCTGCTGCAACGGCGACGGCTTGCGCGGCAATGTCGACTACTTATTGCCCGATGAAATCAACATCGCCGACCTGACTTACCTGGTGGCCTACCTATTCACCGGAGGGGCAGAGCCGCCGTGTATAGATGAAAGTGACATAGACGGTAATGGCGAGATCAATATCGCCGATCTGACTTATCTCGTTTCGTACTTGTTTACTGGAGGTATACCGCCGGTGGTGTGCCCGTAG
- a CDS encoding YggS family pyridoxal phosphate-dependent enzyme, producing the protein MKEKIAQNIARTHAQIAAACERYDRDTDDITIVAVTKRQPTPMVSMAVAAGLHNIGESRVQEADKKIAELGQIARFHMVGHLQTNKIKKAVQLFDVIQSVDSWRVAEEIDRQAGLTGLNIECLIEVNCSGESQKYGVMPDDCLDLVRRVKPLANITLAGLMTIGPHTDDEDAIRAAYARGHDLFKQGREIVRDQFDTLSMGMSGDFALAIAEGATMIRLGTSLFGPRPE; encoded by the coding sequence ATGAAAGAGAAAATAGCCCAAAACATCGCCCGGACACATGCGCAGATCGCTGCCGCTTGTGAACGCTACGACCGCGACACCGATGATATCACGATAGTAGCAGTTACCAAACGACAGCCGACGCCTATGGTAAGTATGGCGGTTGCAGCCGGATTGCATAATATTGGTGAGAGTCGCGTGCAGGAGGCGGACAAGAAAATCGCCGAGCTGGGTCAGATCGCCCGGTTTCACATGGTGGGGCATCTTCAGACTAATAAGATCAAGAAAGCTGTCCAGTTGTTCGATGTTATCCAGTCGGTCGATTCATGGAGAGTTGCCGAGGAGATTGACCGTCAGGCTGGCTTGACAGGGCTGAACATCGAATGTCTCATCGAGGTCAATTGTTCGGGTGAGAGCCAGAAATATGGTGTTATGCCGGACGATTGTCTGGATTTGGTAAGACGGGTGAAGCCGCTGGCGAACATTACTCTGGCCGGTCTGATGACGATTGGTCCGCATACCGATGACGAGGATGCTATCAGGGCGGCTTATGCCCGGGGGCATGATCTTTTCAAGCAGGGACGGGAGATAGTCAGGGATCAGTTCGACACGTTATCGATGGGTATGTCGGGTGATTTTGCCCTGGCCATTGCCGAAGGCGCGACGATGATCCGTCTGGGTACATCGTTGTTTGGTCCAAGGCCGGAGTAG
- a CDS encoding zinc ABC transporter substrate-binding protein, with protein sequence MSRICCLWVVTIMAITLFLSSFIWAGEHRPTGKTLVFVSISPQAYFVEQVGGSQVTVEVLIGSGQSPVTYDPTPRQMSCLAEASILFTVGLPFEKRLLEKIKSGFDNLEIVDTRRGIELLAMDHDDHGHTHAGNHDPHIWLDPSLVKVQAENICKALSVLLPDQRPTFESNLRSFQGQLDSIAATIRQELSDLKRRTIYVFHPTYGYFCNAFDLEQVAIEMDGKEPSARQLAELVDSCRKDSVRTIFVQPQFSRKAAQAVAEAIGGEVIPLDPLARNYIDNLVEISAKIAAALGARAGDK encoded by the coding sequence ATGAGTAGAATCTGCTGTCTCTGGGTGGTGACAATTATGGCCATCACGTTGTTCCTGTCCTCTTTCATCTGGGCTGGTGAACACAGGCCAACAGGGAAAACACTTGTGTTTGTCAGTATTTCCCCGCAGGCATATTTTGTAGAGCAGGTTGGGGGATCGCAGGTCACAGTGGAAGTACTGATTGGATCGGGTCAATCGCCGGTTACCTACGATCCTACTCCGCGTCAGATGTCCTGTTTGGCAGAGGCTAGTATCCTATTCACAGTGGGGCTTCCCTTCGAAAAACGATTGCTTGAGAAGATAAAATCCGGCTTTGACAATCTTGAGATAGTCGATACTCGTAGAGGAATCGAGTTGCTCGCAATGGACCATGACGATCACGGTCACACACACGCTGGCAATCATGATCCTCACATCTGGCTTGACCCGTCGTTGGTAAAAGTGCAGGCGGAAAATATCTGTAAGGCACTCTCGGTGTTGCTGCCGGATCAACGGCCGACGTTTGAATCAAATCTGAGATCGTTCCAGGGTCAGCTTGATTCAATTGCAGCGACTATCCGCCAGGAGCTATCCGATCTCAAGCGGCGGACAATCTATGTCTTCCATCCGACCTATGGATATTTCTGCAATGCCTTTGATCTGGAACAGGTCGCCATCGAGATGGACGGCAAAGAACCGTCGGCCCGGCAATTAGCCGAATTGGTCGACAGCTGTCGGAAAGACTCAGTGCGAACGATTTTCGTTCAACCTCAATTCTCCAGAAAAGCGGCCCAAGCTGTCGCCGAGGCGATAGGTGGCGAGGTGATCCCGCTCGATCCACTGGCTCGGAACTACATTGATAATTTAGTCGAAATCTCAGCCAAAATAGCAGCGGCTCTGGGAGCCCGCGCAGGGGACAAGTAG
- a CDS encoding PAS domain S-box protein encodes MSPVPDRKQLQDRKIKRIRGLMWLSTASIFCMLCLGLYIVYYDAGLMRSRVTDDFNRQQLMLARVAAAQIGTRLQDAQMGLKQLSTYDLNRMGSDEITKVMQHVVHAGASRGILEAGLYSDVGGLVARYAGSDLTPLPYNLLKAKHSLHSERLIFLAPMTSIDSVTTSFRIEGLLCMQLEADHEGGILYLRLDLNRLVGDLDSDMQSEWSGYTWIIDDTGRFLFHPHSKFIALNASAAHSKASPGSDFSKIDSVIVQRMLAGEAGTDIYSGLSRNDWLTPIPMLLAFAPVKSPLLPEESYWSVAVNTPESDVVKAIESTTVRHITAEAAIILGLCLLGLVVVIYERRMAKALFRRVVEQEEYLSSIMRHSVDGIILMDNDSRVLVWNHGAELIFGYTEKEMIGRTLHRIIPPEFDAERELGRMRDEVLKHGSIRNYRTQRVTADGCRIWVDISRAVVRERDGEIIGNVGITKDVTEEVAVEQHLYGTEKLASIGTLAAGVAHEINNPLGVILGFTDLLKEKFPKGSSEREDLKIIEENAENAKKTVEHLLGFARVSEGEQTSVDVNDSLTSVLNIVSTTLDNKKVQVVVEVADDLPRVAGDPREFQQVIFNLINNALAAMKENGGMLTLSAWIESRRVCVRVTDNGCGIPDRVKARVFDPFFTTKKVGEGTGLGLSLCYGMVNKSGGSIDFFSHSTEDDPDEPGGTSFTVTLRIRDAKQGQEGKTK; translated from the coding sequence ATGAGCCCGGTCCCGGATCGGAAGCAACTTCAGGACCGTAAGATAAAACGGATTAGAGGATTGATGTGGTTGAGCACAGCTTCGATCTTCTGTATGCTGTGCCTCGGATTGTACATTGTCTATTATGATGCAGGGTTGATGCGTAGTCGCGTTACGGATGATTTCAATCGCCAGCAACTAATGCTCGCGCGGGTTGCCGCGGCGCAGATTGGTACGCGCTTGCAGGATGCTCAAATGGGGCTGAAGCAGCTGTCAACATATGATCTCAATCGTATGGGATCGGATGAGATCACGAAGGTTATGCAGCATGTGGTGCATGCCGGAGCGTCAAGAGGGATATTGGAAGCGGGTCTGTATTCTGATGTCGGTGGATTGGTGGCTCGTTATGCAGGTTCTGACCTGACCCCGCTACCCTACAATTTGCTCAAGGCTAAGCACAGCCTGCATAGTGAACGATTGATTTTCTTAGCTCCGATGACATCAATCGATTCTGTTACTACGTCTTTTCGTATTGAAGGTTTGCTTTGTATGCAGCTGGAAGCCGACCACGAGGGAGGTATTCTCTACCTGCGGCTTGATCTAAATCGTCTGGTCGGTGATTTAGATAGTGATATGCAATCAGAGTGGTCAGGTTACACCTGGATTATTGATGACACTGGCCGGTTTCTCTTTCACCCGCATAGCAAGTTCATTGCTCTGAATGCTTCGGCTGCACATTCCAAGGCATCTCCGGGCAGTGATTTCTCGAAGATCGACAGTGTCATCGTGCAGAGGATGTTGGCCGGAGAAGCTGGTACGGATATCTATTCCGGCCTGAGCCGCAATGACTGGCTAACTCCGATTCCCATGCTCTTAGCCTTTGCTCCCGTGAAGAGTCCGCTATTGCCTGAGGAGAGCTATTGGTCGGTCGCTGTAAATACTCCGGAGAGTGACGTTGTCAAGGCTATTGAGAGTACTACTGTGCGGCACATTACTGCTGAGGCAGCGATCATTCTGGGTTTGTGTCTGCTGGGTCTTGTGGTTGTAATCTATGAGCGCCGCATGGCCAAGGCTCTGTTCCGTAGGGTAGTGGAGCAGGAGGAGTACCTTTCGAGTATCATGAGGCATTCGGTAGATGGCATTATTCTCATGGACAACGACAGCCGTGTACTCGTCTGGAACCATGGGGCTGAACTTATCTTCGGGTATACCGAGAAAGAGATGATAGGGCGAACTCTACACCGGATCATACCGCCTGAATTCGATGCCGAACGGGAGTTAGGGCGGATGCGGGACGAAGTTCTCAAACACGGATCCATTCGTAACTACCGGACCCAGCGAGTTACTGCCGATGGATGTCGAATTTGGGTGGATATCTCAAGGGCGGTAGTGCGGGAACGTGATGGTGAGATTATTGGCAATGTTGGTATTACCAAGGATGTCACCGAGGAAGTTGCGGTTGAGCAGCACTTGTATGGCACTGAGAAGCTGGCTTCGATTGGGACCCTCGCCGCCGGTGTGGCACATGAGATAAATAATCCTCTGGGTGTGATCCTTGGGTTTACCGATCTTCTCAAGGAAAAATTTCCTAAAGGCTCTTCCGAACGGGAGGACCTGAAGATAATTGAAGAGAATGCGGAGAATGCCAAGAAAACCGTGGAGCATTTACTGGGATTCGCTCGTGTCAGTGAGGGGGAGCAAACGAGCGTTGATGTCAACGACAGTCTGACTTCAGTATTGAACATCGTGAGTACTACCCTGGATAACAAGAAAGTACAAGTTGTTGTCGAAGTAGCTGATGATTTGCCCAGGGTCGCAGGCGATCCGCGAGAGTTCCAGCAAGTCATTTTTAATCTCATCAATAACGCTCTGGCGGCGATGAAGGAAAATGGTGGTATGCTGACGCTTTCGGCCTGGATCGAATCGCGACGGGTTTGTGTTCGTGTGACCGACAACGGGTGTGGTATCCCTGATAGGGTGAAGGCGCGCGTTTTCGACCCCTTCTTCACTACCAAAAAAGTCGGCGAGGGGACCGGATTGGGGTTGTCGTTATGCTATGGGATGGTCAATAAATCTGGTGGCTCGATTGATTTCTTCAGCCATTCAACCGAGGACGATCCTGATGAGCCGGGTGGCACATCATTTACCGTAACCCTGCGAATCAGGGATGCCAAACAAGGTCAGGAAGGTAAGACCAAATGA
- a CDS encoding YifB family Mg chelatase-like AAA ATPase — MLSKIFSASTLGVDAYTVEVEADIQQQLPAFVTVGLPEGAVRESKERVTAAIKNSDLVFPSKRVTINLAPADIKKEGAAFDLPIAVGILAATGQILRERFDEYVMLGELSLDGALRPVPGVLPMAMHIKPENGIKGIIVPRENAREAAMAQTAPVFPVQSLMETVHFLEDESSLREFSIDIDSVFKEALNYPVDFADVKGQESAKRALEVAAAGGHNIVMIGPPGSGKTMLARRMPTILPDLSIEEALETTKIHSVAGRMSAGSALVATRPFRTPHHSVSYAGLIGGGRIPKPGEVSLAHHGVLFLDEFPEFKKDILEMLRQPMEDNEVTISRASMTLTYPASFMLVSAMNPCPCGYFGDPAHSCHCSASEIQRYMSRVSGPLMDRIDIHITVPSVKFKDLASDTCGERSGTIRERINNARQRQLRRFKGESKIFCNAHMESSDIRKYCRIDDKSQSLLSLAITKQGLSARAYDRILKVSRTIADLVDADTIDMGHVAEAVHYRTLDRQLWL; from the coding sequence ATGTTGTCAAAGATCTTCTCAGCATCAACACTCGGGGTCGACGCTTACACGGTTGAAGTCGAAGCTGATATTCAGCAGCAACTTCCCGCGTTTGTGACGGTCGGCCTGCCGGAAGGGGCGGTGCGTGAATCCAAGGAACGAGTCACCGCTGCTATTAAAAACTCCGATCTGGTGTTTCCGTCGAAACGAGTCACAATCAATCTTGCCCCGGCGGATATCAAGAAAGAAGGAGCCGCCTTTGATCTGCCTATTGCTGTTGGAATCCTGGCTGCTACCGGTCAGATTCTGCGAGAGCGTTTCGATGAGTATGTGATGCTGGGCGAGTTATCATTGGATGGCGCTCTAAGGCCTGTTCCGGGCGTGTTACCGATGGCGATGCATATCAAGCCGGAGAATGGCATCAAAGGGATAATCGTACCGCGCGAAAACGCCAGGGAAGCAGCTATGGCTCAGACAGCGCCAGTGTTTCCAGTGCAATCGCTCATGGAAACCGTTCATTTCCTGGAGGATGAAAGCAGCCTGCGAGAGTTCAGCATCGATATCGACTCGGTCTTCAAGGAGGCGCTTAATTACCCGGTCGATTTTGCAGATGTCAAGGGGCAGGAATCAGCCAAACGTGCCCTTGAGGTGGCCGCTGCTGGGGGACACAACATTGTCATGATCGGACCTCCGGGTTCGGGTAAGACGATGTTGGCTCGGCGTATGCCCACAATTCTGCCGGACCTGAGTATTGAAGAGGCGCTTGAAACGACCAAGATACATTCGGTCGCCGGTCGAATGTCGGCAGGCTCGGCGTTGGTGGCGACACGTCCATTTCGCACGCCGCATCATTCAGTATCGTATGCCGGTCTGATCGGTGGTGGACGGATACCCAAACCGGGTGAAGTGTCGCTGGCGCATCATGGCGTCCTGTTTCTCGATGAGTTCCCCGAGTTCAAAAAAGACATTCTGGAGATGTTGCGACAACCAATGGAAGACAACGAAGTAACAATCTCTCGCGCTTCCATGACTCTGACCTACCCGGCTTCGTTTATGCTTGTGTCGGCTATGAACCCGTGTCCCTGCGGCTATTTCGGCGACCCGGCTCACAGTTGTCATTGTTCCGCGAGCGAAATCCAGCGCTATATGTCGCGTGTGTCGGGACCGTTGATGGACCGGATCGACATCCATATAACTGTCCCTTCGGTGAAGTTCAAGGACCTTGCCTCTGATACATGCGGAGAGCGGTCTGGGACAATCCGAGAACGTATCAACAACGCCAGACAGCGACAACTACGACGATTCAAGGGAGAATCGAAGATCTTTTGCAACGCCCACATGGAATCGAGTGATATCCGCAAATATTGCCGGATAGATGACAAATCACAATCGTTGTTGAGTCTGGCCATAACCAAGCAGGGGCTTTCGGCCCGTGCTTATGACCGGATTCTCAAGGTGTCGCGTACAATTGCGGACCTGGTCGATGCTGACACGATTGATATGGGTCATGTGGCCGAGGCGGTGCATTATCGTACGCTGGATAGGCAACTCTGGCTGTAG
- a CDS encoding ribbon-helix-helix domain-containing protein: MVKRKSEIVTFKVDESLLEALKGIPNRSSFIRSALLAALDSTCPLCMGTGILTPSQRDHWDQFNESHQVEECSDCHELHLVCSRESAPRLQKNK, translated from the coding sequence GTGGTGAAGCGAAAATCTGAGATTGTGACTTTCAAGGTTGATGAGTCATTGTTGGAAGCACTCAAGGGTATCCCCAACCGATCCAGTTTCATTCGCTCGGCATTGTTGGCGGCGCTCGATAGCACCTGCCCTTTGTGTATGGGGACCGGTATTCTGACTCCAAGCCAGCGAGATCATTGGGATCAGTTCAATGAGAGTCATCAAGTGGAAGAGTGTAGTGACTGCCATGAACTGCACCTGGTCTGTTCGCGCGAATCTGCGCCACGACTGCAAAAGAACAAATGA